One genomic window of Anaplasma centrale str. Israel includes the following:
- a CDS encoding VirB4 family type IV secretion/conjugal transfer ATPase, whose translation MLGLGRTAATTRKRGVVERECHEAHFLPYLEHWNSTTLITKDGCMLKVIELSGYAFETADDEDLSIQNSIRNQTLRSMSSSSFGLYFHIIRRRKDAFSHGFASGKLSNAFADAVNVQWREKHMTKPSFANELYITVVRDGGKKSTELFVNLMKKFSKKVTSEAWKNDMRAIYEDLEEATNRVVTSLRNYAPRELGIRQTPAGDFSEIMEFLLQIVNCGTVHNVAMHLGDISRHLPMHRLYFGRKVVQVVGHDESKYAGLISLKEYGQTTSAGMLDAFLQLPYEFIITQSFKFTNRQAAITKMQIQQNRMIQSADKAVSQIYEISKALDDATSGKIAFGLHHLTVLCIEKNPKNLENALSLVEAELANCGVYPVREKVNLEPAFWAQLPGNFSYVVRKAVISTLNMAGFASQHNYPIGKKFDNHWGEAVTVFDTTSGTPFFFSFHIRDVGHTAIIGPTGGGKTVLMNFLCVQAMKFSPRIFFFDKDHGAEIFIRALNGIYSVVEPRGNTGLNPLHLDDTTENRTFLMEWMKVLATTLSSDLTPDDILRINDAIEGNFKLRKEDRMLRNLVPFLGIGGADTLAGRMMMWHSEGSHAALFDNEEDLLDFTKSRVFGFEMGNLLKDPSALAPTLLYLFHKISISLDGTPSIIILDEAWALIDNPVFAPRIKDWLKVLRKLNTFVIFATQSVEDASKSQISDTLVQQTATQIFLPNLKATSAYRDVFMLTEREYSLIKYTDPGSRFFLVKQGVSAVVARIDLRGLEDTINVLSGRAETVLMLNEIIEEVGRDPNVWLPIFCKRVKNA comes from the coding sequence ATGTTAGGGCTTGGGAGAACGGCGGCAACTACTAGGAAGAGGGGGGTCGTTGAAAGAGAATGCCACGAAGCCCATTTTCTTCCCTACTTGGAACATTGGAACAGCACAACCCTGATAACCAAAGATGGTTGCATGCTGAAGGTGATCGAGCTGTCCGGCTATGCGTTTGAGACTGCGGACGATGAGGATCTATCCATACAAAACTCGATCAGGAATCAGACGCTCCGTAGCATGTCCTCTTCCTCGTTCGGGCTGTACTTTCATATTATAAGGCGCAGGAAAGACGCGTTCTCTCACGGCTTTGCAAGCGGTAAGCTGTCGAATGCTTTTGCTGACGCTGTGAATGTGCAGTGGCGCGAAAAACACATGACGAAGCCGTCATTTGCGAACGAGCTATACATAACGGTTGTTAGAGATGGAGGTAAGAAAAGCACTGAGCTTTTTGTGAATCTCATGAAGAAGTTCAGTAAGAAGGTTACCAGTGAGGCATGGAAGAATGACATGCGCGCCATTTATGAAGACTTGGAAGAAGCTACAAACCGGGTGGTAACCAGCCTCCGTAACTATGCGCCCAGGGAGCTTGGGATCAGGCAAACACCTGCAGGGGACTTCTCAGAGATTATGGAGTTTCTACTTCAGATAGTGAATTGCGGTACTGTGCACAACGTTGCCATGCACCTCGGGGATATCTCTCGGCACTTGCCCATGCACAGATTGTATTTTGGTCGCAAAGTGGTACAGGTTGTTGGGCACGATGAATCAAAATATGCGGGGCTGATTAGCCTAAAAGAATACGGCCAAACGACTTCCGCCGGGATGCTTGATGCGTTTTTACAGCTGCCGTACGAGTTCATTATCACGCAGTCTTTCAAGTTTACGAACAGGCAAGCCGCGATAACCAAAATGCAGATCCAGCAAAATCGCATGATTCAGTCTGCTGACAAGGCAGTTTCACAGATCTACGAGATCTCTAAGGCATTGGATGATGCGACTAGTGGTAAAATCGCATTCGGGCTTCATCACCTCACGGTTTTGTGTATCGAAAAAAACCCGAAGAATTTGGAAAACGCACTATCTCTGGTAGAAGCTGAGCTTGCGAACTGTGGGGTATACCCTGTAAGAGAAAAAGTTAATTTGGAACCCGCGTTCTGGGCGCAACTTCCGGGCAATTTCTCATACGTTGTGCGGAAGGCAGTGATAAGTACGCTGAATATGGCCGGTTTTGCATCGCAGCACAACTACCCCATTGGCAAAAAATTTGATAACCACTGGGGAGAGGCGGTCACGGTTTTTGATACCACATCTGGTACCCCGTTTTTCTTCAGTTTCCACATACGTGATGTTGGTCATACTGCGATAATAGGCCCTACTGGGGGTGGTAAAACCGTACTAATGAACTTTTTGTGCGTTCAGGCGATGAAATTTTCTCCCAGGATTTTCTTTTTTGACAAAGATCACGGTGCGGAAATCTTCATCAGGGCCCTAAATGGCATCTATTCAGTTGTGGAGCCCAGAGGCAATACCGGGTTGAATCCGCTACACTTAGACGATACGACAGAGAACAGAACGTTTCTCATGGAATGGATGAAAGTGCTGGCGACCACGCTCTCCAGTGACTTAACTCCAGATGACATATTGCGTATTAACGACGCAATTGAGGGCAATTTTAAACTCAGGAAAGAAGACAGGATGTTGCGTAACCTGGTACCTTTCTTAGGTATAGGGGGCGCAGATACCCTGGCTGGGCGCATGATGATGTGGCACTCCGAAGGTTCGCACGCGGCGCTTTTCGATAACGAGGAAGATTTGCTGGATTTTACCAAGTCTAGGGTTTTCGGATTTGAGATGGGAAATTTGCTCAAAGACCCGTCAGCCCTGGCTCCTACCTTATTGTATTTGTTTCACAAGATTAGCATATCGCTTGACGGCACACCCTCAATAATAATCCTGGATGAAGCGTGGGCGCTGATAGACAATCCCGTGTTTGCGCCCAGGATAAAAGATTGGTTGAAGGTTCTTAGAAAGCTCAACACGTTCGTGATATTTGCTACGCAAAGTGTTGAGGATGCAAGTAAAAGCCAGATAAGTGACACGCTGGTACAGCAAACAGCGACACAGATCTTTTTACCCAACCTTAAGGCTACCAGTGCATACAGGGATGTGTTCATGTTAACTGAAAGGGAGTACTCCCTGATAAAGTACACGGACCCCGGGAGTAGGTTCTTTCTAGTCAAGCAGGGGGTCAGTGCCGTGGTTGCCAGGATAGACCTCAGAGGTTTGGAGGATACCATAAATGTTCTGTCGGGGAGGGCGGAGACGGTATTGATGTTGAACGAGATAATAGAAGAAGTGGGTCGTGACCCGAACGTGTGGCTACCCATTTTCTGCAAGAGGGTCAAGAATGCGTAG
- a CDS encoding type IV secretion system protein has product MRRAVKAIALIVLFTGLPFLPHYAAYSDEPKGEESDRLVSYRYAEATNPRCGAAATVAEVGAKVIGPSLGFMITGAILIKIPLGWTTKAGIALISTNVPILAAAVGASSAYFVCNWSFVRHPVLRFEEGDIVRGTSGVNTVLTGETSGTGDTSGFHIGKYKECSEPYAPDDAVKGRWENIGAQSGTTSQQKEKCSREFADLNSYFACIAPNESLEKARLLEPICKSRKFKQVEHYAWPKNRVSSSRYIEVCYRKPLATLFAGAYRALRNQVSTESYTEQIKKGAYPREGTYGDAEMHKTKLAISGAGQGETPNTHVKCEVLKAGEKKTIHDAEFRAVERGDKLCVDAVSVSSLPLIPRPEIGCQMRPNSPPVPMCKESEPKMGTGDMKDKVVGYDNSKCYSCYVDQACQGVASKETKSPFPVTSVLINCIYGSLKNILDPTRGGVKDKCAGKVTSASGPNPGFLSVAQNKLKNAVMAALILALILFSIKAMLGGVQNASELYMTAIKFALVIYFTQGGAMYKAYEHLTNLSIGLSDIVLSAANGGQNICDYKAGDYDKDFRYLMPWDRLDCRMMFYLGSQLNGGTGTGVLLTVFLCAGLLIPAILINAKVIICVVAFFAVMMLIFTVIWCVYVFLLSLIALTVLTIISPIMIPMCLFQVTKGFFDGWTRQLMIYSLYPVILFSFLSLMFTVFDNIYFDDLKFTREDITVGDLKRINFKLENEKACDGKEDNLACMFSTVNFHTKPLVLGLSVTSPEFKNTTAAIWTKLGVFVLVGFLFYHFLSSISYIAGELAGDPRAGVIGSGSLNPRALAGGAMGAASKVSSYASGKMSDVGSKALDRMRGGGGQGGAGSDKVSGGSTPRSGGAGTGTDAVSGGSSGG; this is encoded by the coding sequence ATGCGTAGAGCGGTCAAAGCAATAGCACTGATCGTCCTGTTTACGGGGCTGCCGTTTCTGCCGCACTATGCCGCGTATTCAGATGAGCCGAAGGGTGAGGAGAGTGACCGCTTGGTTAGCTATAGGTATGCAGAGGCGACTAATCCTCGTTGTGGCGCTGCAGCCACAGTAGCTGAGGTAGGCGCAAAGGTCATAGGTCCGTCGCTAGGATTTATGATTACTGGTGCGATATTGATAAAAATACCCTTGGGTTGGACTACCAAGGCTGGGATTGCACTTATTAGCACAAACGTGCCCATCCTAGCTGCGGCTGTGGGCGCGTCCTCGGCGTATTTTGTCTGCAATTGGAGCTTCGTGCGCCACCCTGTGCTGCGCTTTGAGGAAGGGGATATAGTAAGGGGTACTAGCGGCGTTAATACGGTGTTGACCGGAGAAACCTCCGGTACCGGTGACACCAGTGGTTTTCACATTGGGAAATACAAGGAGTGTAGCGAACCATATGCGCCAGATGATGCGGTAAAAGGCAGGTGGGAGAACATAGGCGCACAGTCCGGCACCACATCGCAACAGAAGGAGAAGTGTTCGCGGGAATTTGCGGACTTAAACAGTTATTTTGCCTGCATTGCGCCGAACGAAAGCTTGGAGAAGGCTAGGCTGCTTGAACCAATATGCAAGAGCAGGAAGTTTAAGCAAGTTGAGCACTACGCTTGGCCAAAAAATCGGGTTTCCAGTTCTCGCTATATTGAGGTTTGCTATCGCAAACCGCTCGCGACGCTATTTGCGGGCGCCTATAGGGCTTTGAGGAACCAGGTAAGCACTGAGAGCTATACCGAACAGATAAAAAAGGGTGCTTATCCACGTGAGGGTACGTACGGCGATGCGGAGATGCACAAAACCAAGCTCGCCATTTCTGGAGCTGGGCAAGGTGAAACGCCTAACACGCACGTGAAATGTGAGGTGCTTAAAGCTGGAGAAAAGAAGACCATACACGATGCCGAGTTTCGGGCGGTTGAGAGGGGTGATAAGCTGTGCGTAGACGCAGTAAGCGTGAGTAGTCTACCACTCATTCCCCGGCCGGAAATAGGCTGTCAAATGCGCCCTAATTCGCCCCCGGTTCCGATGTGTAAGGAGTCGGAGCCAAAAATGGGTACAGGAGACATGAAGGACAAGGTTGTTGGTTACGACAACAGTAAATGCTACAGTTGCTACGTAGACCAGGCCTGCCAGGGCGTTGCTTCGAAGGAAACAAAGTCTCCGTTTCCCGTTACTTCGGTGTTGATAAATTGTATATACGGTTCATTAAAAAATATCCTGGACCCCACGCGTGGTGGTGTAAAAGACAAGTGTGCGGGCAAGGTGACCTCCGCTTCGGGGCCGAACCCCGGGTTCTTAAGTGTAGCCCAAAACAAGCTAAAGAACGCCGTTATGGCTGCATTGATACTTGCACTTATTCTATTCTCAATCAAGGCTATGCTTGGTGGGGTGCAGAATGCATCCGAGCTGTATATGACGGCGATAAAATTTGCTTTGGTCATCTACTTCACCCAAGGTGGTGCAATGTACAAGGCATATGAACACTTGACTAACCTCTCGATTGGCCTTTCGGACATTGTGCTATCTGCTGCTAACGGGGGACAAAATATTTGCGACTACAAGGCGGGTGATTACGACAAGGATTTCCGGTACCTAATGCCGTGGGATAGGCTTGATTGTAGGATGATGTTTTACCTGGGGAGCCAGCTAAACGGGGGGACGGGCACCGGCGTCTTGCTTACCGTATTCTTATGCGCCGGCTTGTTGATACCCGCGATTCTCATCAACGCCAAGGTAATAATATGCGTTGTTGCGTTCTTTGCGGTGATGATGCTGATATTTACCGTGATATGGTGCGTGTATGTGTTCTTGCTGTCGCTGATCGCCCTAACGGTTCTTACAATCATTTCTCCCATTATGATACCCATGTGCCTCTTCCAGGTTACCAAGGGGTTCTTTGACGGGTGGACCAGGCAGCTCATGATATATTCTCTATACCCGGTGATATTGTTTTCGTTCTTGTCACTGATGTTTACCGTCTTCGACAACATATACTTTGACGATCTGAAATTCACGCGAGAAGATATCACAGTAGGTGATCTTAAGAGAATAAACTTTAAACTTGAGAACGAAAAGGCCTGTGACGGCAAGGAAGACAATCTGGCGTGCATGTTCAGCACAGTGAACTTCCATACGAAGCCGCTGGTGCTTGGGTTGTCAGTCACCAGTCCAGAGTTTAAAAACACAACTGCTGCGATTTGGACCAAGCTTGGGGTGTTTGTGCTGGTAGGGTTCTTATTCTATCACTTCTTGTCCTCCATATCTTACATTGCTGGGGAACTTGCTGGGGATCCGAGGGCTGGTGTTATCGGTTCTGGTAGCCTCAACCCAAGAGCGCTTGCTGGAGGGGCTATGGGTGCTGCCTCCAAGGTTAGCAGTTATGCTTCAGGCAAGATGTCTGACGTGGGAAGTAAGGCTCTGGACCGCATGAGAGGGGGAGGCGGCCAGGGCGGAGCTGGATCTGATAAGGTTTCGGGTGGAAGCACCCCGAGAAGTGGTGGTGCAGGTACCGGTACGGATGCTGTGTCTGGAGGGTCATCTGGGGGGTGA
- the lipA gene encoding lipoyl synthase has product MENKPDWLRVRMPGGAVFEEVTELVRHYGLNTVCEEAACPNIGECWNKRHATVMIMGSVCTRACAFCNVKVGVPNALDPDEPERVGAAISKLGLKHVVITSVDRDDLPDGGASHFAKCVREIRKRDSSVTVEILTPDFLGKPCAIDIIASARPDVYNHNLETVPRLYSRVRPRAKYFNSLNLLKEIKDKSPGVFTKSGFMLGLGECKEEVYQVMDDLRCAGVDFIVMGQYLQPTKNNIEVHRYVPPSEFEQYKLMAYAKGFSMVAASPLARSSYHAEDDFRKLKELRLARSKMGE; this is encoded by the coding sequence ATGGAAAATAAGCCCGATTGGTTAAGGGTGAGGATGCCGGGTGGTGCGGTCTTTGAGGAGGTTACCGAGCTTGTGCGTCACTACGGGCTCAATACGGTCTGTGAGGAGGCTGCATGCCCAAACATAGGCGAGTGTTGGAACAAGCGCCATGCCACTGTGATGATCATGGGGTCTGTGTGCACGAGGGCGTGCGCGTTTTGCAACGTAAAAGTTGGTGTGCCGAACGCTCTCGATCCTGACGAGCCTGAAAGAGTCGGCGCCGCGATCAGCAAACTCGGTCTGAAGCATGTAGTCATAACTTCTGTGGATAGGGACGATCTTCCGGATGGAGGGGCAAGCCACTTTGCTAAGTGTGTAAGGGAGATAAGAAAGCGTGACAGCTCAGTAACTGTGGAAATCCTTACTCCAGACTTTCTCGGTAAGCCGTGCGCGATTGATATCATCGCCTCTGCGCGTCCTGACGTGTACAATCACAACCTGGAAACCGTGCCCAGGCTGTATTCCAGGGTAAGGCCCAGGGCGAAGTACTTTAATTCGCTTAATCTGCTTAAGGAGATTAAAGACAAAAGCCCGGGGGTGTTTACAAAGTCTGGGTTCATGCTAGGGTTGGGGGAGTGCAAGGAAGAGGTGTACCAGGTTATGGATGACCTAAGGTGTGCTGGTGTAGACTTTATAGTTATGGGGCAGTATCTGCAGCCGACGAAGAACAATATTGAGGTACACCGCTACGTTCCCCCTTCGGAGTTTGAGCAGTATAAGCTCATGGCATATGCCAAAGGTTTTTCCATGGTTGCTGCTAGTCCCCTTGCCAGGTCCTCATACCATGCCGAGGATGACTTCCGAAAGCTCAAGGAACTCAGGCTCGCACGTTCCAAGATGGGTGAATAG
- a CDS encoding type IV secretion system protein → MSSCKGRACVVLRIIPVVLIILLSGCGYHGCMSQQDVMNDTVRSVVYTNPKQRSDGARGSWVKVDFPVKGKKIKLNVEHYNVDFCSGAELQELKLEAFPGDKLAPGKTKQFTVKFPVRIMPKKDKIRFSLVPIRSFVIDDAICRNQDDDIYTVDAEECKKRDIGQQRVINFSHKLVDKHGFMNSWYEVPSTTKGAMSSSPFVGGFYPHIIPGKVDKTSLTPQGFNEHRGTETDDQKYLCYSDYEIEQEVTGNRTGSSAAAVANWTLDYTSQGVKKCEVKCQPFGEYGYRPGSSGLPAGCHRTCVKYSPQSGSASAAGGGGGNRAASASSAGDEELNKVVAKVYSARIRYMRAMDELAANEYCGVLKTVQGSEVTKEGGGKNVPQKQYHAYHLLSYDKGNSKPATVLPFVKLGKGRETLLSTEYTFKPFEPSATSGSNTSGTNSSSIAVPTSGGTPEESGDDITSRIKLPTKSDAVALFSDIDNYLELDRDYTIDKPTSIADGGVNSTFVLTLEYPAKSGTNTGASSSQGNGNRILVGSYKLKVKKDCSAHLQDSLYYTFSEGYPGYEPGDSANKSQKLEFMKDSEITIEEKNIGGDLYYGVRDNGDGAENNVGHFEIKATIAKTPPKFFSHIVEWTEDKVRSALYGNKENGKNSVIAGMYGHISGAGSFKKLVNALLILYVMISSLYFFLGFSRVSIFQLFIIFAKIIIVLYVIRPDSWTFFNDYLFKLFTDAPKDFIAIMTGNVGNSDAHFGFMDGILYRFTASQTWIQLLALIFAGPVGWLTVVLIFWGLFLLVECMFSAVVIYLISIMLIALLLCIAPFFLICVLFKRTKAIFDAWIKVLLQTAMQPVLIFSSIALMVQIVNSVIYAMLNFQVCEACVLSLDLKIATLCVLRFLLPMGIVPVMPVNDIVRELYNTGDMILIGIPGPIFNVLIFVAIAHAIRDFVLTSGEMCSIMFGAFTNLSDVGGNAAQAMLSIVGMDKMTGYMAAQQRHQSALFYRGAGAGREESFASRLMPVSPGAQAGAPAKRQQIVHPADPPASF, encoded by the coding sequence TTGTCTAGTTGTAAAGGGAGAGCTTGTGTTGTGCTGAGGATTATCCCAGTAGTACTTATTATACTTCTGTCGGGGTGCGGATACCACGGTTGTATGTCCCAGCAAGATGTGATGAATGATACTGTAAGGAGCGTGGTATATACAAACCCAAAACAGCGTAGTGATGGAGCGCGTGGGTCGTGGGTAAAGGTGGATTTTCCCGTAAAGGGTAAAAAAATAAAGCTGAATGTCGAGCACTACAACGTGGATTTCTGCAGCGGTGCAGAGCTGCAGGAGTTGAAATTGGAAGCATTTCCGGGAGATAAGCTCGCTCCAGGAAAGACAAAGCAATTCACGGTGAAGTTTCCTGTGCGCATTATGCCGAAAAAAGACAAGATACGGTTTTCGCTTGTTCCTATAAGGAGTTTTGTAATCGACGATGCAATATGCAGAAACCAGGATGATGACATATACACCGTGGATGCAGAAGAGTGCAAAAAGAGAGATATAGGACAGCAGCGCGTAATCAACTTTAGTCATAAGTTGGTGGATAAGCATGGCTTTATGAACTCATGGTACGAGGTGCCGAGTACCACCAAGGGTGCAATGTCATCGTCCCCATTTGTGGGGGGTTTTTACCCTCACATAATTCCTGGAAAGGTAGATAAGACCTCACTGACGCCGCAGGGCTTTAACGAACATAGGGGCACAGAAACGGATGACCAGAAATATTTGTGCTACAGCGACTATGAAATAGAACAGGAAGTTACCGGGAACAGAACGGGATCTTCCGCTGCTGCGGTGGCTAATTGGACGTTGGATTACACGTCTCAGGGGGTGAAAAAATGTGAGGTTAAGTGCCAACCCTTTGGTGAATATGGTTATCGCCCAGGCAGCAGCGGGTTACCGGCAGGCTGCCACAGAACATGTGTGAAATACAGTCCGCAAAGTGGTAGCGCGAGCGCAGCAGGAGGTGGAGGAGGCAACAGGGCTGCGTCCGCTTCTAGTGCCGGAGATGAGGAGTTAAACAAAGTTGTGGCCAAGGTGTACAGTGCTCGCATCAGGTATATGCGTGCAATGGACGAACTTGCAGCCAACGAGTATTGTGGTGTGCTTAAGACTGTGCAAGGATCCGAAGTTACAAAAGAGGGGGGAGGAAAAAACGTACCGCAGAAGCAATACCATGCCTACCATCTGCTGTCTTACGACAAAGGCAACAGCAAGCCGGCCACTGTCCTGCCTTTTGTTAAACTTGGCAAAGGCCGTGAAACACTGTTGAGTACCGAGTACACGTTTAAGCCCTTTGAGCCAAGTGCAACAAGTGGCAGTAATACTAGTGGCACCAATAGCAGTAGCATTGCGGTTCCCACTAGCGGGGGTACCCCTGAAGAAAGCGGCGACGATATCACATCGCGCATTAAACTGCCGACCAAAAGTGATGCGGTTGCGTTGTTTTCAGATATTGACAATTACCTAGAACTTGACCGTGACTACACTATTGACAAGCCTACTAGCATTGCCGACGGTGGAGTTAACAGCACATTTGTGCTGACTCTAGAATACCCTGCCAAGAGTGGTACAAACACAGGCGCAAGCTCCTCCCAGGGTAATGGCAACAGGATTCTTGTGGGTAGCTATAAACTTAAAGTCAAGAAGGATTGCAGCGCTCACCTGCAAGATAGCCTGTACTACACATTTTCCGAGGGTTATCCGGGATATGAGCCGGGTGATTCCGCAAACAAATCGCAAAAGCTGGAATTCATGAAAGACAGCGAGATAACGATTGAGGAAAAAAATATAGGGGGGGATTTGTACTATGGTGTGCGTGACAACGGCGATGGGGCAGAGAACAATGTCGGACACTTTGAGATTAAAGCCACTATTGCCAAGACGCCTCCAAAGTTCTTTTCCCATATTGTAGAGTGGACAGAAGACAAAGTGCGTTCCGCACTGTATGGCAATAAGGAGAATGGCAAGAACAGCGTAATTGCCGGTATGTACGGGCATATTAGCGGTGCTGGCTCGTTCAAGAAACTTGTGAATGCACTTCTGATTTTGTACGTAATGATCAGTTCACTCTACTTCTTTTTGGGATTTTCAAGGGTATCAATTTTTCAGTTATTTATCATCTTTGCGAAGATCATCATCGTATTGTACGTAATACGTCCGGATAGCTGGACATTTTTTAACGATTATCTGTTCAAACTATTCACCGATGCCCCCAAGGATTTTATTGCCATAATGACCGGTAACGTCGGAAACTCTGATGCCCACTTTGGGTTTATGGACGGCATACTGTATAGGTTCACGGCTTCGCAAACCTGGATTCAATTGCTAGCGCTCATATTTGCTGGTCCCGTGGGATGGCTCACAGTGGTGCTCATTTTCTGGGGGTTATTCCTCTTGGTGGAGTGCATGTTCAGTGCGGTGGTAATATACCTTATATCGATTATGTTGATAGCGCTACTGCTGTGTATAGCACCCTTCTTCCTCATCTGTGTGCTATTTAAGCGTACTAAGGCGATATTTGATGCCTGGATAAAAGTTCTGTTACAGACCGCAATGCAGCCGGTTTTAATCTTCTCCAGTATCGCTTTAATGGTGCAAATAGTTAACAGCGTGATATACGCCATGCTCAACTTCCAAGTATGCGAAGCGTGCGTTTTGTCACTAGATCTGAAAATCGCCACCTTGTGTGTGCTGCGCTTTCTTCTGCCGATGGGGATAGTCCCTGTCATGCCGGTTAATGACATTGTGAGAGAACTGTACAACACTGGGGACATGATTCTTATAGGAATCCCTGGTCCAATCTTTAATGTGCTAATATTTGTGGCTATAGCCCACGCTATCAGGGACTTCGTGCTCACCAGCGGCGAGATGTGTAGTATCATGTTTGGCGCGTTTACGAACCTGTCTGACGTGGGTGGAAACGCTGCGCAAGCTATGCTGAGCATAGTCGGAATGGACAAGATGACTGGGTATATGGCAGCACAACAGAGACATCAGTCCGCACTCTTCTACAGGGGGGCAGGTGCTGGACGCGAGGAAAGTTTTGCTTCCAGACTTATGCCTGTGTCTCCGGGTGCACAAGCTGGTGCGCCTGCTAAACGCCAGCAGATTGTCCATCCTGCTGATCCTCCGGCTAGTTTTTAG
- a CDS encoding type IV secretion system protein VirB3 codes for MSSGSVKTDQLFKGLTRPTMLFGVSYTFAILNFMISIMIFMYSNDFRVLLLLAPGMHAIGFAASSKDPLFMDLFVIKMQKCSKCLNRFYHNANSYDVM; via the coding sequence ATGTCGTCCGGTAGTGTCAAGACGGATCAGTTGTTTAAGGGTCTGACGAGACCTACGATGCTTTTTGGCGTGAGCTACACGTTTGCGATACTGAATTTCATGATCTCCATCATGATCTTCATGTACAGTAACGACTTCAGAGTGCTGCTTCTTTTGGCTCCGGGCATGCACGCCATAGGTTTTGCTGCGTCCTCTAAGGATCCCTTATTCATGGATCTGTTCGTCATCAAAATGCAGAAGTGCAGCAAGTGCTTGAATCGTTTCTATCATAATGCTAATTCTTACGACGTGATGTAG
- a CDS encoding superoxide dismutase, producing MFELSSLPYSSLEPYISDKLLDRHYNGHHKTYVDVLNKLVVGTEFEGMSNGDLEGIIVKTHASSATKAIFNNAAQVWNHDFYWKSMKKDGGGNPPAKLAKMLKESFGGVQEFADAFTASGTGHFGSGWVWLLYDRGSGSLKVVSTPNAESPLLTAGCCPLLTMDVWEHAYYLDYLNVRKRYVDVFLEHLINWDFALKGLETAGV from the coding sequence ATGTTTGAATTATCTAGCCTTCCATACAGCAGTTTGGAGCCTTACATCTCGGACAAACTACTGGACCGTCACTATAACGGTCACCACAAGACTTACGTTGATGTGCTGAACAAGTTGGTAGTGGGCACAGAGTTTGAGGGAATGAGTAATGGTGACCTGGAAGGGATTATTGTTAAAACTCATGCCTCTAGCGCTACCAAGGCAATTTTTAACAATGCGGCCCAGGTTTGGAATCATGACTTTTACTGGAAGTCCATGAAGAAGGATGGGGGCGGGAACCCTCCAGCAAAGCTGGCAAAGATGCTTAAGGAGAGCTTTGGTGGCGTACAGGAATTTGCTGACGCATTTACGGCTAGTGGTACGGGGCATTTCGGCAGTGGATGGGTTTGGCTGCTTTATGACAGGGGCTCTGGCAGCCTCAAGGTTGTAAGTACTCCAAACGCGGAGTCTCCTCTGTTGACTGCTGGGTGTTGTCCTCTACTAACTATGGACGTCTGGGAACACGCTTATTACCTTGATTACCTAAACGTTCGCAAGAGGTACGTTGATGTCTTTCTTGAACACTTGATAAACTGGGATTTCGCGTTGAAAGGGCTTGAAACCGCGGGTGTGTGA